From a region of the Anomalospiza imberbis isolate Cuckoo-Finch-1a 21T00152 chromosome 3, ASM3175350v1, whole genome shotgun sequence genome:
- the LOC137470998 gene encoding ligand-dependent nuclear receptor-interacting factor 1-like, whose amino-acid sequence MSTDKDVNMLENSVMASAGRGEFSSDFKAQSNENLAAKHSLQRGFSLSHANQEDEVHASEISDPLKVTEDLQAQILKPDLEIPHQAKVTSIPLSFFPFKLQQVLVAAARNVSEARQATETQSVIYIWPVINMQESSISFWRNFSNSLIPSSPDLTRDCSSPEDEKCSQITPVKELAQEEPDGKTSRFCPLIVKSSNSAVSEILVSLTNIKNKDYTNMLTLSSISPIGEQLEIPLFKGNALMIYNHQVYILYVMRHEDLAAEMKISGHHMLFMKSFWLITCCSVRKLTFQDSHPLLLREDAVKHNIKCLTTCATQEKHQMKYISLHTRGLQSLSLRTVPLLLGKGSRWLPMMISSSARLHSHPEKTWKTEMMKKHTGIKTRK is encoded by the exons ATGAGCACCGACAAAGATGTCAACATGCTAGAAAATAGTGTCATGGCCTCTGCTGGCAGAGGAGAGTTCTCAAGTGATTTTAAGGCTCAAAGTAATGAAAACTTAGCTGCAAAGCACTCTCTGCAAAGAGGTTTCTCACTAAGTCATGCTAACCAAGAAGACGAAGTACACGCTTCTGAAATCTCTGATCCTCTTAAAGTTACTGAAGACCTTCAGGCACAGATTTTAAAACCTGATCTGGAGATACCACATCAAGCCAAAGTCACATCAATACCACtatcttttttcccatttaaactACAGCAAGTCCTTGTAGCTGCAGCGAGAAATGTCTCTGAAGCAAGGCAAGCTACAGAAACACAATCTGTAATTTACATATGGCCAGTAATAAATATGCAAGAGAGTTCCATATCCTTCTGGCGCAATTTTTCAAACTCTTTAATACCAAGCAGCCCAGACTTAACAAGAGACTGTTCTAGTCCTGAAGATGAGAAATGTTCCCAAATAACCCCAGTGAAAGAGCTTGCGCAAGAGGAGCCAGATGGAAAGACATCAAGATTCTGTCCTCTTATTGTAAAGTCATCTAACAGTGCTGTTTCAGAAATTTTAGTGTCACTCACCAATATCAAGAATAAGGATTATACAAATATGTTAACACTTTCATCTATTAGTCCTATTGGAGAGCAACTGGAAATTCCTCTCTTTAAGGGAAATGCTTTAATGATCTATAATCATCAAGTCTACATTCTATATGTAATGAGGCATGAAGATCTGgcagcagaaatgaaaatatctgGCCACCATATGTTGTTTATGAAGAGTTTTTGGCTCATTACATGTTGCTCTGTCCGTAAACTAACATTCCAAGATTCACATCCACTGCTGTTGAGAGAGGATGCTGTGAAACACAACATAAAATGTCTTACAACCTGTGCTACCCAAGAAAAACATCAAATGAAATACATTTCTCTTCACACAAGAGGTCTACAATCCCTCAGCCTGAGAACTGTTCCCCTCTTGCTGGGAAAAGGCAGCAGGTGGTTACCCATGATGATCAG TTCCTCAGCAAGACTGCATTCCCATCCAGAGAAGACTTGGAAAACAGAAATGATGAAAAAGCACACTGGGATAAAGACAAGGAAATAA
- the MAP1LC3C gene encoding microtubule-associated proteins 1A/1B light chain 3C, translated as MRAAPGVQPDRPFKLRKSLATRREEVAGIRAKFPTKIPVIVERYHKEKYLPLLDKTKFLVPEELTMAQFITIIRSRMALTATQAFYLLVNNKSLASMSLTMAEVYRDYKDEDGFVYMTYASQEMFGCLLPTAQGKTIECFQKI; from the exons ATGCGGGCGGCGCCCGGGGTGCAGCCGGATCGGCCCTTCAAGCTCAGGAAGAGTCTCG CCACCCGGCGGGAAGAAGTAGCAGGGATCCGAGCCAAGTTCCCGACAAAAATCCCG GTAATTGTTGAGAGATACCATAAAGAGAAATACCTTCCTCTCTTGGACAAAACCAAGTTTCTGGTTCCCGAGGAGCTGACCATGGCACAGTTCATAACCATCATCAG AAGCAGGATGGCTCTAACAGCTACACAAGCTTTCTACCTGCTGGTGAACAACAAAAGCCTAGCCAGTATGTCCTTAACAATGGCAGAAGTGTACAGGGACTACAAAGATGAAGATGGCTTTGTGTATATGACCTATGCTTCCCAGGAGATGTTTGGATGCTTATTACCCACTGCCCAAGGGAAAACTATAGAATGCTTTCAGAAAATCTAA